From one Acidobacteriota bacterium genomic stretch:
- a CDS encoding protein kinase: MAANPYLNRVAIKEPSQFFGRTREVSRIFSRIGAPRPQSISVVGERRIGKSSLLQYINHPQIRARFLDHPESYVFVFIDLQQKRKLTLEEFFKELFDLIAKAVNEKAITRLQPGFDSLRSLLEKFRDAKRKLIVLFDEFDVITTNKTFDLEFYSFLRSIANNYDVAYVTSSARDLQELCHTQLIADSPFFNIFTNVFLRAFTQKEALELIKKPSADAGLPLEYYARRIMELAGHFPYFLQIACSTYFDYLSENDGKLNREEVEEIFLDEAKGQFRFIWDKMTDEQRNVIRSFAQDNEVKKEQEHTYEDLKRAGYFIEDERGARLFSSKFSSVISRPRMITMELRPTDLAAMAVHDGKTEKVMAPPLIEAQGHIGRFDIRRSLGAGGMGEIFEAYDTELHRVVAIKVLAAKFVEDEAMKQRFLREARMASRLNHMNIATIYEIGEAAGNPYIVMEYVEGETLNERIQSRHLDCKEIINIGIQIADALAEAHECGVVHRDIKSANIMITSRGKIKVLDFGLAKPTPMTDKRSIKARITESGVLLGTVSYMSPEQATGRGDVTHLSDIFSLGVVMYEMTTGNLPFEGETYFQTIEAISKRAPVAIKKLRKDVPAQLVTIIEGMMKKLPKERYQSAAEIAECLKKC; this comes from the coding sequence ATGGCAGCCAATCCCTATTTAAATCGTGTGGCAATCAAGGAGCCTTCGCAGTTCTTTGGCAGAACTCGCGAAGTATCGCGCATCTTTTCGCGCATCGGCGCGCCGCGACCGCAATCCATTTCGGTGGTCGGCGAACGGCGCATTGGTAAATCGTCATTGCTGCAATATATCAATCACCCGCAGATTCGCGCGCGTTTTCTCGACCATCCCGAATCCTATGTTTTCGTTTTTATCGACCTGCAACAGAAGCGCAAACTCACACTCGAAGAATTTTTCAAAGAATTGTTTGATTTGATTGCTAAAGCGGTAAATGAAAAAGCGATTACCAGATTGCAACCGGGTTTTGATTCGCTCAGAAGCTTGCTGGAAAAGTTTCGCGATGCGAAGCGCAAACTGATTGTGCTTTTTGATGAATTCGATGTCATCACCACGAATAAAACTTTTGACCTGGAGTTCTATTCATTTTTGCGGTCGATTGCCAATAATTATGATGTCGCTTATGTGACCAGTTCGGCGCGCGACCTGCAAGAGCTTTGTCATACGCAACTGATTGCCGACTCGCCTTTCTTTAATATTTTCACCAATGTTTTTTTGCGCGCCTTCACGCAGAAAGAGGCATTGGAGTTGATTAAAAAGCCTTCGGCAGATGCCGGTCTGCCGCTTGAATATTATGCGCGACGGATTATGGAACTCGCCGGACACTTTCCCTATTTTTTGCAAATCGCCTGCTCAACCTATTTTGATTATCTATCGGAAAATGACGGCAAGCTGAATCGTGAAGAGGTCGAAGAGATTTTTCTTGATGAAGCGAAAGGCCAATTTCGCTTCATCTGGGACAAGATGACCGACGAACAACGCAATGTCATACGCAGTTTCGCACAGGACAACGAAGTTAAAAAAGAGCAGGAACATACCTACGAAGATTTGAAACGCGCCGGTTATTTTATCGAAGACGAACGCGGCGCGCGGCTGTTTTCGTCAAAATTCTCTTCGGTAATTTCGCGCCCGCGAATGATTACCATGGAACTGCGTCCCACAGATTTGGCGGCGATGGCGGTGCATGATGGCAAGACCGAAAAAGTGATGGCACCGCCGCTCATCGAAGCGCAAGGGCACATTGGTCGGTTTGATATTCGCCGTTCGCTCGGTGCGGGCGGAATGGGTGAAATATTTGAAGCCTATGACACGGAACTGCATCGCGTGGTGGCGATTAAAGTGCTGGCAGCAAAGTTCGTCGAAGATGAGGCGATGAAACAGCGATTTTTACGCGAAGCGCGCATGGCATCAAGGCTCAATCACATGAACATTGCGACGATTTACGAAATCGGCGAAGCGGCGGGCAATCCGTACATCGTGATGGAGTATGTGGAAGGCGAGACCCTGAACGAGCGCATTCAAAGCAGGCATCTCGATTGCAAAGAGATTATCAACATCGGCATACAAATCGCCGACGCTTTAGCCGAGGCGCATGAATGCGGGGTAGTGCATCGCGACATCAAATCGGCAAATATCATGATTACGTCGCGCGGCAAAATAAAAGTCCTGGATTTTGGTCTTGCAAAACCGACGCCGATGACCGACAAACGCAGCATCAAGGCGCGCATTACCGAATCGGGCGTGTTGCTTGGCACCGTCAGTTATATGTCGCCCGAACAGGCAACGGGGCGCGGCGACGTGACTCATCTGTCAGATATTTTTTCGCTCGGTGTGGTGATGTACGAAATGACCACCGGCAATTTGCCGTTCGAGGGCGAGACCTATTTTCAAACCATCGAAGCGATCAGCAAACGCGCTCCCGTGGCGATTAAGAAATTGCGCAAAGATGTGCCTGCTCAGTTGGTGACGATTATTGAAGGAATGATGAAGAAATTGCCGAAAGAGCGTTATCAATCGGCTGCGGAAATCGCCGAATGTTTGAAAAAATGTTGA